Proteins from a genomic interval of Scomber scombrus chromosome 11, fScoSco1.1, whole genome shotgun sequence:
- the mcm6 gene encoding DNA replication licensing factor MCM6: MDVATATAEHAGEMVKDELAEKCQKLFQAFLEEFQTADGEVKYVREAEELIRPERNTLSVSFTDLEGFNQELATTIQEEYYRVHPFLCRAVRNFARDHGNVPLNKEFYVAIQDFPTRHKIRELSSMRIGTLVKISGQVVRTHPVHPELVSGTFLCMDCQAVIKDVPQQFKYSPPTICRNPVCNNRSRFHLDTHKSKFIDFQKVRIQETQAELPRGSIPRSLEIVLRAEAVETAQAGDRCDLTGTLVVVPDVSQLTTPGVRAETSTRLGAGGQGFEAEGLRGLKALGVRELSYKLAFLACNVAPTNPRFGGKELREEEQTAESIKSQMTEKEWEKVFEMSQDKNLYHNLCTSLFPTIHGNDEVKRGILLMLFGGVPKTTMERTSLRGDINVCIVGDPSTAKSQFLKHVEEFSPRAVYTSGKASSAAGLTAAVVRDEESHEFVIEAGALMLADNGVCCIDEFDKMDLKDQVAIHEAMEQQTISITKAGVKATLNARTSILAAANPVSGRYDRSKSLKQNINLSAPIMSRFDLFFILVDDCNEVTDYAIARRIVDLHSRVEESVDRLYSLDEIRRYLLFARQFKPKISSESEEFIVEQYKRLRQRDGSGGVSKSAWRITVRQLESMIRLSEGMARMHCCDEVQPKHVKEAFRLLNKSIIRVETPDINLEQEEELEDEEQQEEGNNVPNGVNGVNGVNGVNGHTNGINGPVNGINGHADGVKGHTETGSQAKPSLRLSFNEYQRISNLLVLHLRRAEEAEEEDELKKSAVVNWYLKEIESEIDSEMELVNKKGLIEKVIHRLVHYDHILIELSQAGLKGSESAGTEEEVVLVVNPNYILDD; encoded by the exons ATGGATGTTGCCACAGCAACCGCGGAGCATGCCGGGGAGATGGTGAAGGACGAGTTGGCTGAAAAATGTCAGAAGTTGTTCCAGGCTTTCTTGGAGGA GTTCCAGACAGCGGATGGGGAGGTGAAGTATGTCCGGGAGGCCGAGGAGCTCATCAGGCCTGAGAGGAACACCCTGTCGGTGAGCTTCACAGACCTGGAGGGTTTCAACCAGGAGCTGGCAACCACCATCCAGGAGGAGTATTACAG AGTGCATCCTTTCCTCTGCCGGGCGGTGCGCAACTTTGCTCGGGATCATGGGAATGTTCCTCTCAATAAAGAGTTCTACGTTGCCATCCAGGATTTTCCCACCAGACACAA GATCCGTGAGCTGTCGTCCATGCGTATCGGCACCCTGGTGAAGATCAGTGGTCAGGTGGTGAGGACGCACCCAGTACACCCTGAACTG GTGAGCGGCACCTTCCTGTGCATGGACTGCCAGGCAGTCATCAAAGATGTCCCCCAGCAGTTCAAGTATTCACCACCAACCATCTGCAGAAACCCCGTCTGCAACAACCGCTCCCGCTTCCACCTCGACACACACAAGTCCAAGTTCATCGACTTCCAGAAG GTGCGTATCCAGGAGACGCAGGCCGAGCTGCCTCGAGGTTCCATCCCACGCTCCCTGGAGATCGTCCTGAGAGCCGAGGCTGTGGAGACGGCTCAGGCTGGTGATCGTTGTGACTTAACCGGGACCCTCGTCGTCGTGCCGGACGTCTCTCAGCTCACCACTCCAG GTGTGCGAGCAGAGACCAGCACCCGTCTAGGTGCAGGAGGCCAGGGGTTTGAGGCTGAGGGTTTGAGAGGACTGAAAGCTCTGGGAGTCAGAGAGCTGTCATACAAGCTGGCCTTCCTGGCCTGCAACGTGGCCCCGACTAACCCGAGA TTTGGTGGTAAGGAGCTGCGTGAGGAGGAGCAGACTGCTGAGAGCATCAAAAGTCAGATGACGGAGAAAGAGTGGGAGAAAGTGTTCGAGATGAGTCAAGACAAGAACCTGTACCACAACCTGTGCACCAGCCTCTTCCCCACCATCCACG GCAACGACGAGGTGAAGCGCGGCATCCTGCTGATGCTGTTTGGAGGCGTTCCCAAGACGACCATGGAGAGGACCTCACTGAGAGGAGACATCAACGTCTGCATCGTTGGAGACCCCAGTACTGCCAAGAGCCAGTTCCTCAA GCATGTGGAGGAGTTCAGTCCCAGAGCGGTGTACACTAGCGGCAAGGCCAGCAGTGCTGCAGGTCTGACAGCCGCCGTGGTGCGAGACGAGGAGTCCCACGAGTTCGTCATTGAGGCTGGAGCTCTGATGCTTGCTGATAAC GGTGTGTGCTGCATTGACGAGTTTGACAAGATGGACCTCAAGGACCAGGTGGCAATCCACGAAGCCATGGAGCAGCAGACCATCAGCATCACCAAGGCTGGAGTCAAG GCCACCTTGAACGCTCGCACATCCATCCTCGCCGCCGCCAACCCTGTCAGCGGACGCTACGACCGCAGTAAGAGTCTGAAACAGAACATCAACCTGTCCGCCCCCATCATGAGCCGCTTCGACCTCTTCTTCATCCTGGTGGACGACTGTAATGag gtGACAGATTACGCCATCGCCAGACGCATCGTGGACCTGCACTCACGTGTGGAGGAATCAGTAGACAGACTGTACTCCCTTGATGAAATCCGCAGATACCTGCTGTTCGCACGGCAGTTCAAACCTAAG ATTTCCAGCGAATCAGAGGAGTTCATCGTCGAGCAGTACAAGCGTCTTCGTCAGCGTGACGGCTCGGGGGGCGTGTCCAAGTCAGCCTGGAGGATAACTGTGAGGCAGCTGGAGAGCATGATCCGCCTCTCGGAGGGCATGGCGCGTATGCACTGCTGCGATGAG GTTCAACCCAAACATGTGAAGGAAGCTTTCCGCCTCCTGAACAAATCCATCATCCGGGTGGAGACGCCAGACATCAACctggagcaggaggaagagctggaggATGAAGAGCAGCAGGAAGAAG GAAACAATGTCCCCAACGGAGTGAATGGAGTGAACGGTGTTAACGGTGTAAATGGCCACACAAATGGAATTAACGGACCCGTCAATGGCATCAACGGTCATGCTGACGGTGTGAAAGGCCACACCGAGACTGGCAGCCAAGCCAAACCATCTCTCCGACTGTCCTTCAATGAGTACCAACGCATCTCCAACCTGCTGGTCCTGCATTTGCGCAGAGCCGAGGAGG ctgaggaggaggatgagctGAAGAAGAGTGCAGTGGTGAACTGGTACCTGAAGGAGATTGAGTCTGAGATTGACTCGGAGATGGAGCTGGTCAATAAGAAAGGGCTGATAGAGAAGGTCATCCACAGGCTGGTGCACTAT GATCACATCCTCATTGAGCTGTCTCAGGCAGGACTGAAGGGCTCTGAGTCCGCGGgcacagaagaagaagtggtCCTAGTCGTCAACCCCAACTACATCCTGGATGATTAA
- the si:ch73-71c20.5 gene encoding DUF4748 domain-containing protein: MTLKGVPGWWLLIQSCQSPALSGCLRLQAARCRTLHVSPAASMCSSKTETQRSTHTGDRKTEVEEEEEEEEEDDGPEYIPKRQAKNPMMKIGYAWMIGLPTGIIGFLLAKREVDKNRLKQLKVRQRMRRSNDGIYDGSRSQHQAKDVKLDQ, from the exons ATGACTTTAAAAG GTGTTCCCGGTTGGTGGCTCCTCATACAGAGCTGCCAGAGCCCGGCGTTGAGTGGGTGTTTGCGGCTGCAGGCTGCTCGGTGTCGGACGCTGCATGTCTCCCCCGCTGCCTCCATGTGCAGCTCCAAGACGGAGACACAGAGGAGCACACACACCGGCGACAGGAAAAccgaggtggaggaagaggaggaagaggaggaagaggacgatgGTCCGGAGTACATACCCAAGAGACAGGCGAAGAATCCCATGATGAAGATCGGCTATGCCTG GATGATAGGCCTCCCCACAGGTATAATCGGCTTCCTCCTAGCCAAAAGGGAAGTGGACAAGAACCGACTGAAGCAGCTGAAGGTTCGACAGAGGATGCGAAGGTCAAACGATGGTATCTACGACGGGAGCCGCTCCCAGCATCAAGCAAAAGATGTTAAACTAGACCAATGA
- the LOC133991005 gene encoding protein lifeguard 3-like: MSRSEYPPGYHDSYGPMYAPQGGNYPQPPGYGFSGPQPGQPSAPYPTGANTPLYSGQPGGYPPGPYPGQPHHGGPPGAGYPNHPPMPPIIPPTIPSDVLSSDEEFAAHGSGWDSLSIRHAFIRKVYLILASQLLVTTAIVAVFTFVQPVRDFVQRNQAVYWASYAVYIVTHLVLVCCKGPRRKFPWNVILLLIFTLALSYMTGSISSYYSTKAVFLALAITAVVCIAVTVFCFQTKVDFTKCQGLFCVLGIVMFVTGIITAIVLSFKYIPWLHMLYAAMGAIVFTLFLAYHTQLLIGNRKHSISPEEYVFAALSIYVDIVQIFLFLLQIIGASTK, encoded by the exons ATGTCCAGGTCAGAATACCCTCCAGGGTACCACGACTCCTACGGCCCGATGTATGCACCTCAGGGCGGGAATTACCCACAACCCCCTGGGTATGGCTTCAGTGGTCCTCAGCCAGGCCAGCCCTCTGCTCCCTACCCCACTGGTGCAAACACCCCACTGTACTCGGGTCAGCCAGGGGGTTACCCTCCAGGACCATACCCAGGACAGCCTCACCACGGTGGACCTCCAGGAGCCGGATACCCTAACCACCCTCCCATGCCCCCTATAATCCCACCTACCATACCATCAGATGTCCTGAGCTCTG ATGAAGAGTTTGCGGCACACGGCAGCGGTTGGGACAGTCTGAGCATCCGGCACGCCTTCATCAGGAAG GTGTATTTGATTCTGGCGTCTCAGCTGCTCGTCACCACAGCTATTGTGGCCGTGTTCACGTTTGT CCAGCCTGTCAGAGATTTCGTACAGCGAAACCAAGCTGTGTACTGGGCATCATA TGCTGTGTATATCGTCACCCACCTTGTGCTGGTCTGCTGCAAGGGCCCCCG GAGGAAGTTCCCATGGAATGTCATTCTGCTGCTCATCTTT actcTGGCTTTGTCCTACATGACTGGATCCATatccag ttACTACAGCACAAAAGCAGTGTTTCTTGCTCTGGCTATCACTGCTGTTGTCTGCATCGCTGTCACCGTCTTCTGCTTCCAGACAAAg GTTGACTTCACCAAGTGCCAGGGCCTGTTCTGTGTCCTCGGCATTGTGATGTTTGTAACCGGAATCATTACAGCCATTGTGCTGTCTTTCAAATAT ATCCCATGGCTTCACATGCTGTATGCTGCTATGGGAGCCATCGTCTTCACTCTG tttttagcgtaccacacacagctgctgataGGGAACAGGAAGCACTCCATCAGCCCAGAAGAATACGTGTTCGCCGCGCTCTCCATCTACGTTGACATTGTCCAGATCTTCCTTTTCCTGCTCCAAATCATCGGCGCCTCTACCAAATAG
- the casp8 gene encoding caspase-8, whose amino-acid sequence MMDRLMLSRIDEELESSEVAALCFLCLDVVNRKRLHGIRDAKDLFLRLEEKGLMDNSAFLYQLLDTIQRRDLLSLLETDSRQPEETDANPVLSDYRVMLYQIYEDITQENFGKMQFLLHEELGRKKVENCKTPLDLFDEMEKAGLLSNTNLHELINVLSDLDRPLASIVKQYQDDKGARVYSDAEPNTQPSSSFDPADYYSLTHNPRGVCMVINNELFLGAGLKRRAGAQEDTKALQTVFNRLGFKVEIHKDLTAEAMRRELKALGTRNFLNDDALVVCMLSHGENGTVFGTDEQRVYLKEMREPFKSGRAPTLAGKPKLFFVQACQGEDYQRGSLPCPPRPREDEGDRQEPLETDAGRIEGETVPWDADFLLGMATVPNCKSFRNTTTGSIYIQELCRQLTRSAESLENDDILTVLTRVNREVSKGVYLNYKQMPEPKYTLTKKLVLKYV is encoded by the exons ATGATGGATAGGCTAATGCTGTCTCGCATAGATGAAGAATTGGAGTCCTCTGAGGTGGCAGCTCTCTGCTTTTTGTGTCTTGATGTTGTCAACAGGAAACGCCTACATGGG ATCAGGGATGCAAAAGACCTGTTTTTGAGACTAGAAGAAAAAGGTCTAATGGACAACAGTGCCTTCCTTTATCAGCTGCTCGACACTATCCAGCGAAGAGATCTCCTCAGCCTACTGGAGACGGACAGTAGGCAGCCAGAGGAAACAGACGCAAATCCTGTCCTGTCAGATTACAG GGTGATGCTGTACCAAATATATGAAGACATAACTCAGGAAAATTTCGGAAAGATGCAGTTTCTGTTGCACGAAGAGCTGGGTAGAAAAAAAGTAGAGAACTGCAAA ACCCCGCTGGATTTGTTTGATGAAATGGAAAAGGCTGGTCTGCTGTCAAATACAAATCTTCATGAGCTGATAAATGTCCTGTCGGACCTGGATCGACCACTGGCGTCAATTGTAAAGCAATATCAAGACG ATAAAGGAGCGCGTGTTTACTCTGATGCAGAACCAAACACACAGCCCTCCTCTTCTTTCGATCCG GCAGACTACTACAGTCTTACTCATAACCCTCGTGGTGTGTGTATGGTCATCAACAATGAGTTATTTTTGGGAGCAGGGCTGAAAAGACGAGCAGGAGCTCAGGAGGATACGA AGGCTCTGCAGACAGTGTTCAACCGTCTTGGCTTTAAGGTGGAGATACACAAAGACTTGACTGCAGAGGCCATGCGAAGAGAACTAAAAGCACTGGGGACAAGAAATTTTTTGAATGATGATGCCTTG GTGGTGTGCATGCTTTCCCACGGAGAAAATGGAACTGTCTTCGGGACTGATGAGCAACGGGTGTACCTGAAAGAAATGAGAGAGCCCTTCAAGAGTGGGCGAGCCCCCACATTAGCAGGGAAGCCCAAACTGTTCTTCGTCCAAGCGTGTCAAGGAGAAGACTACCAGAGAGGATCATTGCCGTGTCCTCCGAGGCCAAGAGAGGACGAGGGGGACAGACAGGAACCACTGGAGACAGACGCAGGTCGTATTGAAGGCGAGACGGTGCCTTGGGATGCAGACTTCCTGCTGGGCATGGCCACTGTACCGAACTGCAAGTCGTTTCGAAACACTACCACAGGCTCCATCTACATCCAGGAGCTGTGCAGGCAACTGACAAGATCAGCAGAAAG CTTGGAGAACGATGATATCCTCACTGTTCTGACGCGTGTGAACAGGGAGGTCAGCAAAGGAGTATATCTGAACTACAAACAAATGCCAGAGCCAAAATACACCCTCACCAAGAAGCTCGTCCTCAAATATGTGTga
- the catip gene encoding ciliogenesis-associated TTC17-interacting protein, with protein sequence MQAPLEDDTPSDALAGTEEPDHGQELKASDEAITFMSSIDPAELQKCVFPDSLVTVSEGGRDLGKFNVTVEFALRVQQPCLLLHAQSQGAIDDSPCGTTVTAYLTTDLEVLEEDYHEYVQLEGHSLEKRCRMVQHDGHMVIDKVTTVGEEVMKESVSYPMSALRGLVTEGSNLLLMRLIALRKKVPEQMTFISFDQGLRIIRTTFSELGLKQMEIEGETAEVFGIERIVHSVEDSPTTWQCYFLPDGHLASRVQVGSPVMMRLVQLPSLLEKGFENVPLVWEEDMQMRSRFLDRKEELKADHASYLRQHPEIRALTSDFLQFLLLRKPDYVLQFARDYFLPFASHRPPEPQLKAPSP encoded by the exons ATGCAAGCCCCGCTGGAAGACGACACTCCTTCCGATGCCTTGGCAGGGACTGAAGAACCAGACCATGGACAGGAGTTGAAAGCCTCTGACGAAGCTATCACATTTATGTCCAGCATTG ACcctgcagagctgcagaagtgtgtgtttccagaCTCCCTGGTGACTGTGTCAGAGGGCGGCCGAGACCTGGGCAAATTCAATGTGACGGTGGAGTTTGCCCTAAGAGTCCAGCAGCCCTGTTTGCTGCTGCACGCTCAAAGCCAAGGAGCCATCGATGACTCCCCTTGTGGAACAACAGTGACAG CCTACCTAACCACGGACCTGGAGGTGCTGGAGGAAGATTACCATGAGTATGTCCAG CTTGAGGGCCACAGTTTGGAAAAGAGGTGTCGCATGGTGCAACACGACGGGCACATGGTGATCGATAAAGTTACCACTGTAGGAGAG gaggtGATGAAGGAAAGTGTTTCTTATCCCATGTCTGCTCTAAGAGGGCTGGTAACCGAGGGATCCAACTTACTGCTGATGCGTCTGATTGCTTTGAGGAAGAAAGTGCCTGAACAGATGACCTTCATCTCTTTCGACCAGGGATTACGCATCATCCGCACAACCTTT AGCGAGCTGGGTCTGAAGCAGATGGAGATTGAGGGTGAAACTGCGGAGGTATTCGGGATAGAGAGGATTGTTCACTCTGTGGAGGACAGCCCCACTACCTGGCAGTGCTACTTCCTGCCTGATGG GCATTTGGCCAGCAGAGTGCAGGTGGGATCACCGGTCATGATGAGACTTGTGCAGCTGCCATCACTGCTAGAAAAAG gTTTTGAGAACGTCCCCCTGGTTTGGGAAGAAGACATGCAGATGCGTTCCAGGTTCCTAGACAGAAAG GAGGAGCTGAAGGCGGACCATGCCTCATACCTGAGACAGCATCCAGAGATCCGCGCCCTCACATCTGACTTCTTACAGTTCTTGCTGCTGAGGAAACCAGATTATGTCCTCCAGTTTGCCAGAGACTACTTCCTCCCATTTGCCTCCCACCGTCCTCCAGAACCACAACTGAAAGCCCCATCACCGTGA